A part of Rhinolophus ferrumequinum isolate MPI-CBG mRhiFer1 chromosome 11, mRhiFer1_v1.p, whole genome shotgun sequence genomic DNA contains:
- the LOC117030546 gene encoding olfactory receptor 5M10 — protein sequence MSSRNHTIVTDFILLGLTDDPVLEKILFGVFLVIYLITLAGNLCMIVLIRTNSHLQTPMYFFLSHLSFVDICYSSNVTPNMLYNFLSDQKTISYAGCFLQCLLFIALVITEFYILASMALDRYVAICSPLHYSTRMSKDICISLVMVPYAFGFLNGLSQTLLTFHLSFCGSLEINHFYCADPPLLMLACSDTYVKKMAMFVVAGFTLSSSLFIILLSYLFIIAAILRIHSAEGRQKAFSTCGSHLTTVTIFYGTLFCMYLRPPSEKSVEQSKIIAVFYTFLSPMLNPLIYSLRNTHVIHAMRQMMKGNLFPKNAV from the coding sequence ATGTCTTCCCGAAACCACACTATAGTAACAGACTTCATTCTCTTGGGACTCACGGATGACCCAGTACTAGAGAAGATCCTGTTCGGGGTGTTTCTGGTTATCTACCTAATCACGCTGGCAGGGAATCTGTGCATGATCGTGCTGATCAGGACCAATTCCCACCTCCAAACTCCCATGTATTTCTTCCTTAGCCACCTCTCCTTTGTAGACATTTGCTATTCCTCCAATGTTACTCCAAATATGCTGTACAATTTCCTCTCAGACCAGAAGACCATCTCCTACGCTGGATGCTTCTTACAGTGTCTTCTCTTCATTGCCTTGGTGATCACTGAGTTTTATATCCTTGCTTCGATGGCACTGGATCGCTATGTAGCCATTTGCAGCCCTTTGCATTACAGTACCAGAATGTCCAAGGATATTTGTATCTCTCTAGTCATGGTCCCTTATGCTTTTGGCTTCCTTAATGGACTCTCTCAGACACTGCTGACTTTTCATTTGTCCTTCTGTGGCTCCCTTGAAATCAATCATTTCTACTGTGCTGACCCTCCTCTTCTAATGTTGGCCTGCTCTGACACCTACGTCAAAAAGATGGCAATGTTTGTAGTTGCTGGTTTTACTCTCTCAAGCTCTCTCTTCATTATTCTCCTGTCCTACCTTTTCATTATTGCAGCCATCTTGAGGATACATTCTGCTGAAGGCAGGCAGAAAGCCTTTTCTACTTGTGGTTCCCACCTGACAACAGTCACTATATTTTATGGGACCCTCTTCTGCATGTACTTAAGGCCCCCATCTGAGAAGTCTGTAGAGCAGTCCAAAATAATTGCagtcttttatacttttttgagCCCAATGCTGAACCCATTGATCTACAGTCTGAGGAACACACATGTGATCCATGCCATGCGACAAATGATGAAGGGAAATCTCTTCCCTAAAAATGCAGTGTAG
- the LOC117030959 gene encoding olfactory receptor 1019, with translation MDNHKENRSMVTEFIFMGITQDPQLQIILFGVFLLVYLVNVVGNVGMIVLIIADTQLHTPMYFFLCNLSFVDLGYSSAIAPRMLADFLTKHKVISFSSCATQFAFFVGFVDAECYVLAAMAYDRFVAICRPLHYSTLMSKTVCLTLMLGSYLAGLVSLVAHTSLTFSLNYCGSNIINHFFCEIPPLLALSCSDTHISEILLFSLCGFIEFSTILIIFISYAFILVAIIRMRSAEGRLKAFSTCASHLTGVTLFYGTVMFMYLRPTSSYSLDQDKWASVFYTIIIPMLNPLIYSLRNKDVKAAFKKLIGKKPQK, from the coding sequence atgGATAACCATAAAGAAAACCGCTCAATGGTGACTGAGTTTATCTTTATGGGCATCACTCAGGACCCTCAGCTGCAGATTATCTTGTTTGGGGTCTTCCTCTTGGTCTACCTGGTCAACGTAGTGGGGAATGTTGGTATGATTGTCCTGATCATAGCAGACACTCAGCTTCACACACCCATGTATTTTTTCCTCTGCAACCTCTCCTTTGTCGACCTGGGCTACTCCTCCGCCATTGCTCCCAGGATGCTGGCTGACTTCCTAACAAAACACAAAGTTATCTCCTTCTCCAGCTGTGCCACCCAGTTTGCTTTCTTCGTAGGTTTTGTGGATGCTGAGTGCTATGTCCTGGCTGCCATGGCCTATGACCGTTTCGTGGCCATCTGTCGACCCCTCCACTATAGCACTCTCATGTCCAAGACTGTCTGCTTGACTCTCATGTTAGGCTCTTACCTGGCTGGTCTGGTGAGTTTAGTTGCTCACACTTCCCTCACCTTCAGTCTGAATTATTGTGGTTCCAATATCATCAACCACTTCTTCTGCGAAATCCCACCACTCTTGGCCCTCTCTTGCTCAGACACCCACATCAGTGAGATCTTGCTCTTCAGTCTTTGTGGCTTCATTGAATTCAGCACCATCCTCATCATCTTCATCTCCTATGCCTTCATCCTCGTTGCAATCATCAGAATGCGCTCAGCTGAAGGCCGCCTTAAAGCTTTCTCTACATGTGCATCTCACCTCACTGGCGTCACACTCTTCTATGGCACAGTCATGTTTATGTACCTGAGGCCAACATCCAGCTACTCCCTGGACCAAGACAAATGGGCCTCTGTGTTCtatactattatcatccccatgtTAAATCCTTTGATCTACAGTTTACGGAACAAAGATGTGAAAGCTGCTTTCAAAAAACTAATtggaaaaaaacctcaaaaataa
- the LOC117030825 gene encoding olfactory receptor 1030-like isoform X2 has protein sequence MPHTNYTAVTEFILLGLTDRAELQTVLFVVFLVIFLITVMGNGGMILLIRRDTRLHTPMYFFLSHLSFVDLCYATNITPQMLVNFLSKRKTISVAGCFLQFHFFIALAITEYYLLTAMAFDRYMAICKPLLYGIKMSRGVCISLVAISYTYGFANGLAQTILMLRLSFCGPNEINHFYCADPPLLVLACSDTYVKETAMFVVAGSNLTCSLTMILISYFFIFRAILRIRSSDGRHKAFSTCGSHLTAVTIFYGTLFCMHLRPPSEASVGQGKIIAVFYIFVSPMLNPLIYSLRNKDVKEAIRKVIHTKLFDK, from the exons ATGCCACAT ACAAACTACACCGCAGTGACTGAGTTTATTCTGCTGGGACTGACTGATCGAGCGGAGTTGCAGACTGTCCTTTTCGTGGTATTCCTAGTCATCTTCCTGATCACAGTAATGGGTAATGGGGGCATGATCTTGTTAATCAGAAGAGACACAAGACTTCACACGCCAATGTACTTCTTTCTCAGTCACCTGTCCTTCGTAGATCTCTGTTATGCCACCAATATCACTCCTCAGATGCTGGTTAATTTCTTATCCAAGAGAAAAACCATTTCCGTCGCTGGGTGCTTTCTACAGTTCCACTTTTTCATTGCCCTGGCCATCACAGAGTACTATTTGCTCACAGCAATGGCTTTTGACCGCTACATGGCCATCTGCAAACCCTTGTTATATGGTATCAAAATGTCCAGAGGTGTCTGCATCTCTCTTGTTGCTATTTCTTATACTTATGGCTTTGCAAATGGTCTGGCACAGACTATCCTGATGCTTCGTCTCTCCTTCTGTGGACCCAATGAAATCAACCACTTTTACTGTGCAGACCCTCCTCTCTTAGTCCTTGCCTGCTCAGATACTTATGTCAAAGAAACTGCCATGTTTGTGGTGGCTGGTTCCAACCTCACCTGCTCTCTCACCATGATTCTCATCtcctactttttcattttcagggCCATTTTGCGTATTCGCTCTTCTGATGGGAGGCACAAGGCCTTTTCCACCTGTGGGTCCCATCTGACGGCTGTCACTATCTTTTATGGGACGTTGTTCTGTATGCATCTGAGGCCCCCTTCGGAGGCATCTGTAGGACAGGGGAAAATTATAGCTGTGTTTTATATCTTTGTGAGTCCCATGTTAAATCCTTTGATCTATAGTTTACGAAACAAAGATGTTAAAGAAGCAATAAGGAAAGTTATCCACACTAAATTGTTTGATaaataa
- the LOC117030825 gene encoding olfactory receptor 1030-like isoform X1, translated as MLKTNYTAVTEFILLGLTDRAELQTVLFVVFLVIFLITVMGNGGMILLIRRDTRLHTPMYFFLSHLSFVDLCYATNITPQMLVNFLSKRKTISVAGCFLQFHFFIALAITEYYLLTAMAFDRYMAICKPLLYGIKMSRGVCISLVAISYTYGFANGLAQTILMLRLSFCGPNEINHFYCADPPLLVLACSDTYVKETAMFVVAGSNLTCSLTMILISYFFIFRAILRIRSSDGRHKAFSTCGSHLTAVTIFYGTLFCMHLRPPSEASVGQGKIIAVFYIFVSPMLNPLIYSLRNKDVKEAIRKVIHTKLFDK; from the coding sequence ATGTTAAAGACAAACTACACCGCAGTGACTGAGTTTATTCTGCTGGGACTGACTGATCGAGCGGAGTTGCAGACTGTCCTTTTCGTGGTATTCCTAGTCATCTTCCTGATCACAGTAATGGGTAATGGGGGCATGATCTTGTTAATCAGAAGAGACACAAGACTTCACACGCCAATGTACTTCTTTCTCAGTCACCTGTCCTTCGTAGATCTCTGTTATGCCACCAATATCACTCCTCAGATGCTGGTTAATTTCTTATCCAAGAGAAAAACCATTTCCGTCGCTGGGTGCTTTCTACAGTTCCACTTTTTCATTGCCCTGGCCATCACAGAGTACTATTTGCTCACAGCAATGGCTTTTGACCGCTACATGGCCATCTGCAAACCCTTGTTATATGGTATCAAAATGTCCAGAGGTGTCTGCATCTCTCTTGTTGCTATTTCTTATACTTATGGCTTTGCAAATGGTCTGGCACAGACTATCCTGATGCTTCGTCTCTCCTTCTGTGGACCCAATGAAATCAACCACTTTTACTGTGCAGACCCTCCTCTCTTAGTCCTTGCCTGCTCAGATACTTATGTCAAAGAAACTGCCATGTTTGTGGTGGCTGGTTCCAACCTCACCTGCTCTCTCACCATGATTCTCATCtcctactttttcattttcagggCCATTTTGCGTATTCGCTCTTCTGATGGGAGGCACAAGGCCTTTTCCACCTGTGGGTCCCATCTGACGGCTGTCACTATCTTTTATGGGACGTTGTTCTGTATGCATCTGAGGCCCCCTTCGGAGGCATCTGTAGGACAGGGGAAAATTATAGCTGTGTTTTATATCTTTGTGAGTCCCATGTTAAATCCTTTGATCTATAGTTTACGAAACAAAGATGTTAAAGAAGCAATAAGGAAAGTTATCCACACTAAATTGTTTGATaaataa
- the LOC117030547 gene encoding olfactory receptor 1030-like isoform X1 — protein MLKTNYTAVTEFILLGLTDRAELQTVLFVVFLVIYLITVMGNGGMILLIRRDTRLHTPMYFFLSHLSFVDLCYATNITPQMLVNFLSKRKTISVAGCFLQFHFFIALVITDYYMLTVMAFDRYMAICKPLLYGIKMSRGVCISLVAISYTYGFANGLAQTILMLRLSFCGPNEINHFYCADPPLLVLACSDTYVKETAMFVVAGSNLTCSLTMILISYVFIFTAIFRIRSSDGRHKAFSTCGSHLTAVTIFYGTLFCMYLRPPSEASVGQGKIIAVFYIFVSPMLNPLIYSLRNKDVKEAIRKVIYKKLFDK, from the coding sequence ATGTTAAAGACAAACTACACCGCAGTGACTGAGTTTATTCTGCTGGGACTGACTGATCGAGCGGAGTTGCAGACTGTCCTTTTCGTGGTATTCCTAGTCATCTACCTGATCACAGTAATGGGTAATGGGGGCATGATCTTGTTAATCAGAAGAGACACAAGACTTCACACGCCAATGTACTTCTTTCTCAGTCACCTGTCCTTCGTAGATCTCTGTTATGCCACCAATATCACTCCTCAGATGCTGGTTAATTTCTTATCCAAGAGAAAAACCATTTCCGTCGCTGGGTGCTTTCTACAGTTCCACTTTTTCATTGCCCTGGTGATCACAGATTATTATATGCTCACAGTGATGGCTTTTGACCGCTACATGGCCATCTGCAAACCCTTGTTATATGGTATCAAAATGTCCAGAGGTGTCTGCATCTCTCTTGTTGCTATTTCTTATACTTATGGCTTTGCAAATGGTCTGGCACAGACCATCCTGATGCTTCGTCTCTCCTTCTGTGGACCCAATGAAATCAACCACTTTTACTGTGCAGACCCTCCTCTCTTAGTCCTTGCCTGCTCAGATACTTATGTCAAAGAAACTGCCATGTTTGTTGTGGCTGGTTCCAACCTCACCTGCTCTCTCACCATGATTCTCATctcctatgttttcattttcacggCCATTTTTCGTATTCGCTCTTCTGATGGGAGGCACAAGGCCTTTTCCACCTGTGGGTCCCATCTGACGGCTGTCACTATCTTTTATGGGACGCTATTCTGCATGTATCTGAGGCCCCCTTCGGAGGCATCTGTAGGACAGGGGAAAATTATAGCTGTGTTTTATATCTTTGTGAGTCCTATGTTAAATCCTTTAATCTATAGTTTACGAAACAAAGATGTTAAAGAAGCAATAAGGAAAGTTATCTACAAGAAATTGTTTGATAAATAA
- the LOC117030547 gene encoding olfactory receptor 1030-like isoform X2 has product MPHTNYTAVTEFILLGLTDRAELQTVLFVVFLVIYLITVMGNGGMILLIRRDTRLHTPMYFFLSHLSFVDLCYATNITPQMLVNFLSKRKTISVAGCFLQFHFFIALVITDYYMLTVMAFDRYMAICKPLLYGIKMSRGVCISLVAISYTYGFANGLAQTILMLRLSFCGPNEINHFYCADPPLLVLACSDTYVKETAMFVVAGSNLTCSLTMILISYVFIFTAIFRIRSSDGRHKAFSTCGSHLTAVTIFYGTLFCMYLRPPSEASVGQGKIIAVFYIFVSPMLNPLIYSLRNKDVKEAIRKVIYKKLFDK; this is encoded by the exons ATGCCACAT ACAAACTACACCGCAGTGACTGAGTTTATTCTGCTGGGACTGACTGATCGAGCGGAGTTGCAGACTGTCCTTTTCGTGGTATTCCTAGTCATCTACCTGATCACAGTAATGGGTAATGGGGGCATGATCTTGTTAATCAGAAGAGACACAAGACTTCACACGCCAATGTACTTCTTTCTCAGTCACCTGTCCTTCGTAGATCTCTGTTATGCCACCAATATCACTCCTCAGATGCTGGTTAATTTCTTATCCAAGAGAAAAACCATTTCCGTCGCTGGGTGCTTTCTACAGTTCCACTTTTTCATTGCCCTGGTGATCACAGATTATTATATGCTCACAGTGATGGCTTTTGACCGCTACATGGCCATCTGCAAACCCTTGTTATATGGTATCAAAATGTCCAGAGGTGTCTGCATCTCTCTTGTTGCTATTTCTTATACTTATGGCTTTGCAAATGGTCTGGCACAGACCATCCTGATGCTTCGTCTCTCCTTCTGTGGACCCAATGAAATCAACCACTTTTACTGTGCAGACCCTCCTCTCTTAGTCCTTGCCTGCTCAGATACTTATGTCAAAGAAACTGCCATGTTTGTTGTGGCTGGTTCCAACCTCACCTGCTCTCTCACCATGATTCTCATctcctatgttttcattttcacggCCATTTTTCGTATTCGCTCTTCTGATGGGAGGCACAAGGCCTTTTCCACCTGTGGGTCCCATCTGACGGCTGTCACTATCTTTTATGGGACGCTATTCTGCATGTATCTGAGGCCCCCTTCGGAGGCATCTGTAGGACAGGGGAAAATTATAGCTGTGTTTTATATCTTTGTGAGTCCTATGTTAAATCCTTTAATCTATAGTTTACGAAACAAAGATGTTAAAGAAGCAATAAGGAAAGTTATCTACAAGAAATTGTTTGATAAATAA
- the LOC117030545 gene encoding olfactory receptor 5AP2: MIRYVRDVQGRNQTQVTEFILLGLSNNSDLQVVLFGLFLLIYLATMVGNLGMIVLIKIDPHLHTPMYYFLSSLSFVDAAYSSSVTLKMLVNLVAENKAISFNGCAAQFYFFGSFLGTECFLLAMMAYDRYAAIWNPLLYPVLMSGRTCFLLVATSFLAGFGNAAIHTGMTFRLSFCGSNRINHFYCDTPPLLKLSCSDTHINGIVIMAFSSFTVISCVMIVLISYLCILIAILRMPSLEGRHKAFSTCASHLTAVTIFFGTVLFMYLRPTSSYSMEQDKIVSVFYAVVIPMLNPLIYSLKNKDVKEALKKIFQKRVL; encoded by the coding sequence ATGATCAGATATGTGAGAGATGTCCAAGGCAGGAATCAGACACAAGTGACAGAATTTATCCTCTTGGGACTCTCAAACAATTCAGATCTACAAGTTGTCCTCTTTGGATTGTTTTTGCTAATCTATTTGGCAACCATGGTGGGTAATTTGGGGATGATCGTGTTAATTAAGATCGACCCCCATCTCCACACCCCCATGTACTACTTTCTCAGCAGCCTCTCCTTTGTTGATGCTGCTTACTCTTCTTCAGTTACTCTTAAGATGCTGGTAAACCTTGTGGCTGAGAATAAGGCCATTTCTTTTAATGGATGTGCTGCCCAATTCTACTTCTTTGGCTCCTTCCTGGGGACTGAATGCTTCCTGTTGGCCATGATGGCATATGACCGCTATGCAGCCATTTGGAACCCTCTGCTATACCCAGTTCTCATGTCTGGGAGAACTTGTTTCTTGCTAGTAGCTACCTCATTCCTAGCAGGCTTTGGGAATGCAGCCATACACACAGGAATGACTTTCAGATTGTCCTTTTGTGGCTCTAATAGGATCAACCATTTCTACTGTGACACCCCACCCCTGCTCAAACTCTCTTGCTCTGACACTCACATCAATGGCATCGTGATCATGGCTTTCTCTAGTTTTACTGTCATCAGCTGTGTTATGATTGTCCTCATTTCGTACCTGTGTATCCTCATTGCCATCTTGAGAATGCCCTCATTAGAGGGCAGGCACAAAGCCTTCTCTACTTGTGCCTCCCACCTCACGGCTGTCACCATATTCTTTGGAACAGTTCTCTTTATGTACTTGCGCCCTACGTCTAGCTACTCAATGGAGCAAGACAAGATTGTCTCTGTATTTTATGCAGTAGTGATCCCTATGCTAAATCCCCTCATCTACAGtttgaaaaataaggatgtaaaAGAGGCCCTAAAGAAGATCTTCCAGAAACGTGTTCTGTAA